The proteins below are encoded in one region of Candidatus Planktophila lacus:
- the dinB gene encoding DNA polymerase IV: MSQEKPQEATILHVDMDAFYASVAELDHPELRGKAVVVGAGARGVVLSANYAARKFGIRAAMPVGRAQRMAPNAIFIAPDHHRYSEISERVMKIFESFTPLVEPISLDEAFLDVTGARKLLGTGREIATEIRARVEREEGITCSVGIAPSKFIAKLASQHCKPNGMLEITTDRILTFLHPLPVGAIWGVGPKTAEQLERLGLHTVADIANTPRSTLIRALGDAAGASLYELAWGRDYRDVTPEEPDKSISAAETFSTDLDNPIEILQEFLRMTEKATARLREKGLFAKTISIKVRFADFSTINRSKTLPLAIDSTHEVYEVVKALYLALKIDRARLRLVGVSLENLQEDSPEQLVLGAREKGWRDAEGAIDRAKARFGRGSVRPGRLIKAESDDDETD, encoded by the coding sequence ATGAGCCAAGAAAAGCCACAAGAGGCCACGATCTTGCATGTGGATATGGATGCCTTCTACGCATCTGTAGCCGAACTCGATCACCCAGAACTTCGCGGCAAGGCAGTTGTTGTTGGTGCGGGTGCACGTGGCGTTGTCCTATCTGCAAACTATGCAGCACGTAAATTCGGAATTCGCGCGGCAATGCCAGTGGGCCGGGCGCAACGTATGGCGCCTAATGCAATCTTTATCGCACCAGATCACCATCGATACTCTGAAATTTCTGAACGCGTAATGAAGATCTTCGAATCATTTACCCCGCTAGTTGAACCTATCTCACTCGATGAAGCTTTCTTAGATGTCACAGGTGCGCGCAAATTACTGGGCACAGGTCGCGAAATCGCAACAGAGATTCGCGCCAGAGTCGAGCGAGAAGAAGGCATCACCTGTTCAGTCGGTATTGCGCCTTCAAAATTTATTGCAAAGTTAGCCTCACAACATTGCAAACCAAATGGCATGCTCGAAATTACAACTGATCGCATCTTAACTTTTCTACATCCACTGCCAGTTGGCGCAATCTGGGGAGTCGGGCCAAAGACTGCTGAACAGCTGGAAAGACTTGGACTTCATACAGTTGCAGATATCGCAAACACGCCTCGCAGCACTTTGATTCGCGCACTTGGTGATGCAGCAGGTGCTTCACTTTATGAACTTGCGTGGGGCCGCGACTATCGAGATGTCACGCCTGAAGAACCAGATAAATCCATTTCGGCGGCCGAAACTTTTTCGACAGACCTAGATAATCCAATTGAGATCTTGCAAGAGTTTCTCCGAATGACCGAGAAGGCAACTGCGCGACTTCGCGAAAAAGGTTTATTTGCAAAGACAATTTCCATCAAGGTGCGCTTTGCAGATTTCTCAACGATCAATCGCTCAAAGACTCTGCCACTTGCAATCGATAGCACTCACGAGGTTTACGAAGTTGTTAAAGCCCTTTACTTGGCGTTAAAGATCGATCGGGCCCGACTTCGTTTAGTTGGAGTTTCACTTGAGAATTTGCAGGAAGATTCACCAGAACAATTGGTCTTAGGTGCGCGCGAGAAGGGTTGGCGCGATGCTGAAGGGGCCATTGATCGTGCAAAGGCGCGCTTTGGGAGGGGCAGTGTGCGGCCGGGGCGCCTAATTAAGGCTGAATCCGATGATGATGAGACCGACTAG